A portion of the Pseudoxanthomonas sp. JBR18 genome contains these proteins:
- a CDS encoding CDP-glycerol glycerophosphotransferase family protein: MSDYLLFATERYALPILAPLAQALHASGQQVSAWFEGNARGLEGQVAPFVRKVDLKQAVALRPRAVFSAANWVPTFLSGAKVQLFHGFNVEKRADTRGHFRVRGLFDLYCTQGPATTVPFRALAEREGHFAVAQTGWPKLDPLFRDDGGASAALRARTGGRPVILFGSTFTERLSAAPLLIDQIAADIARGEHYWLLTLHPKCPQALFYRYRALAGPNAAFIEPEQVMAAQRAADVLVSDTSSIVSEFIVQHKPVVTLRNRAPKPHMLDFHDPAQLPVQLESALHPSAALMDAIVRYADAIHPDRDGHASERVITATEDFIDGELGTLRSKPFGARLRALQIRRELRYWGRGAR; this comes from the coding sequence TTGAGCGACTACCTGCTGTTTGCGACCGAACGGTACGCGCTGCCTATTCTCGCGCCTCTGGCCCAGGCCCTGCACGCCTCCGGCCAGCAGGTCAGTGCGTGGTTCGAGGGCAATGCGCGCGGACTGGAAGGCCAGGTCGCGCCCTTCGTGCGCAAGGTCGACTTGAAACAGGCCGTGGCCCTGCGCCCGCGCGCGGTGTTCAGCGCGGCCAACTGGGTGCCGACGTTCCTGTCCGGGGCCAAGGTGCAGCTGTTCCACGGCTTCAACGTGGAGAAGCGCGCCGATACGCGCGGGCACTTCCGCGTGCGTGGGTTGTTCGACCTGTATTGCACCCAGGGCCCGGCCACGACCGTGCCGTTTCGCGCACTGGCCGAGCGCGAGGGCCACTTCGCCGTGGCCCAGACCGGCTGGCCCAAGCTCGATCCACTGTTCCGCGACGACGGTGGGGCCAGCGCCGCGTTGCGCGCGCGGACCGGTGGCCGGCCAGTGATCCTGTTCGGCTCCACCTTCACCGAGCGCCTGAGCGCGGCGCCGCTGTTGATCGATCAGATCGCCGCCGACATCGCGCGCGGTGAACACTATTGGCTGCTGACCCTGCACCCCAAATGTCCGCAGGCGCTGTTCTACCGCTACCGCGCGCTGGCCGGCCCGAACGCGGCCTTCATCGAGCCCGAACAGGTCATGGCCGCCCAGCGCGCCGCCGATGTCCTGGTCTCCGATACCTCCTCGATCGTGTCGGAGTTCATCGTCCAGCACAAACCGGTGGTGACCCTGCGCAACCGGGCGCCCAAACCGCACATGTTGGATTTCCACGACCCGGCACAGTTGCCGGTCCAGCTCGAAAGTGCGCTGCACCCTTCGGCCGCGCTGATGGACGCCATCGTGCGCTACGCCGATGCGATCCATCCTGACCGCGATGGTCATGCCTCCGAACGGGTGATCACCGCGACCGAGGACTTCATCGACGGCGAGTTGGGCACGCTCCGGTCCAAGCCATTCGGCGCCCGCCTGCGTGCCCTGCAGATCCGTCGGGAGCTGCGCTACTGGGGACGCGGCGCGCGCTAG
- a CDS encoding PH domain-containing protein: MSGVVPSRPETKAPDQRLHPWSWLFVLLQQLRQFLVPLVVLLVFGGRDGERDHYDNIAWLVVMAILVGSALLRYLTYRYAIGCDGLSIRSGLFHRNRREIPFARIHNVVVHQSLLHRLFGVAELRLESAGGTKPEAQMRVLRMDQALALEQLVRHRGQAPVVDAPPEASTTLLALPASEIVRLGLISNRGMIVMAATFGALYQTLPQKLVADAVEDYGGQVFGFASHLHMGWMSGLITVISLLAWALVCLRLLSIALAIVQYHGFRLSESERRLTVERGLLARIRSSAARRRIQSWTLHESVLHRCFKRRSLSIDTAVAGVQGEQGRAIRELVPLATPERCDDLVRHVLPHAQWPPAQWHPVPAGQWWRLCLWPAFWLACGVAALWMMTEGWSLLLLAWLPWSAFKAYRQMRRMGWSVDADLVAVRGGWWTRWWRLAELDKLQALKLARSPLDRCCGTASLLLDTAGASGESPRLRLRYLPVDQARALHAQLIATLARRRLRW, encoded by the coding sequence GTGAGCGGAGTCGTCCCCAGCCGGCCGGAGACCAAAGCGCCGGACCAGCGCCTGCATCCCTGGTCGTGGCTGTTCGTGCTGTTGCAACAGCTGCGTCAGTTCCTGGTGCCGCTAGTCGTGCTGCTGGTGTTCGGCGGTCGCGATGGCGAACGCGATCATTACGACAACATCGCCTGGCTGGTGGTCATGGCGATCCTGGTCGGCAGCGCCCTGTTGCGCTATCTGACCTACCGCTACGCCATCGGCTGCGATGGCCTGAGCATCCGTAGCGGCCTGTTCCACCGCAACCGCCGCGAGATCCCCTTCGCGCGCATCCATAACGTGGTGGTGCATCAGTCACTGCTGCATCGCCTGTTCGGCGTGGCCGAACTGCGCCTGGAATCGGCCGGTGGAACCAAGCCCGAGGCGCAGATGCGGGTGCTGCGCATGGATCAGGCCTTGGCGCTGGAACAGTTGGTCCGCCACCGCGGCCAGGCGCCTGTAGTTGATGCGCCGCCGGAGGCCTCGACCACGCTGCTGGCCCTGCCCGCCAGCGAGATCGTCCGCCTCGGGCTGATTTCCAACCGCGGCATGATCGTCATGGCGGCCACGTTTGGCGCGCTCTACCAGACCCTGCCGCAAAAGCTGGTGGCCGACGCCGTCGAGGACTATGGCGGCCAGGTCTTCGGCTTCGCCAGCCACCTGCACATGGGCTGGATGTCCGGGCTGATCACGGTGATCAGCCTGCTGGCGTGGGCGCTGGTCTGCCTGCGGCTGCTCTCCATTGCCCTGGCGATCGTGCAGTACCACGGCTTCCGCCTGAGCGAATCGGAGCGTCGGCTGACGGTGGAACGCGGCCTGCTGGCACGCATTCGCAGCAGCGCCGCGCGCCGGCGCATCCAATCCTGGACGCTGCATGAAAGCGTGCTGCATCGCTGCTTCAAGCGCCGCAGCCTGAGCATCGACACGGCCGTGGCCGGCGTCCAGGGCGAACAGGGCCGCGCCATCCGCGAACTGGTACCCCTGGCCACGCCGGAGCGCTGCGACGATCTGGTGCGCCATGTGCTGCCCCATGCGCAGTGGCCACCTGCGCAGTGGCATCCAGTCCCAGCGGGACAATGGTGGCGGCTGTGCCTGTGGCCGGCATTCTGGCTGGCCTGCGGCGTGGCGGCGCTGTGGATGATGACGGAGGGATGGAGCCTGCTGCTCCTGGCCTGGCTACCGTGGTCGGCCTTCAAGGCCTACCGACAGATGCGGCGGATGGGCTGGAGCGTGGACGCCGATCTGGTCGCGGTGCGCGGCGGATGGTGGACGCGCTGGTGGCGTCTGGCCGAGCTCGACAAACTGCAGGCGCTCAAGCTTGCGCGTTCGCCGCTGGACCGGTGCTGCGGGACGGCCTCGCTGCTGCTGGATACCGCGGGTGCCTCGGGGGAGAGTCCACGCCTGCGGTTGCGCTATCTCCCGGTCGACCAGGCCCGCGCGCTGCACGCGCAGCTCATCGCCACACTGGCCCGCCGACGCCTGCGCTGGTGA
- a CDS encoding glycosyltransferase family 2 protein translates to MSSTSAHGERPRISACIITFNEADRIGACLDSLAFCDECVVVDSGSSDATAQIAQARGARVLRRDFDGYRSQKDFAVQQATYDWVLCLDADERVDTPLQAAILAAREAGFSGAAGYRFNRLSDYFGRFLRHGNAYPDRVLRLFDRRQGGWRGKREIHEAASVDGPVRPLAGDLIHYPYRSLAQQLIKTQRYAQMMAEHEYARGKRASWGKLVVSPAWRFWRGYVFRLGFLDGWRGLVYAYVRANYVRQKAIMLWLLQHGQPVNDPPRN, encoded by the coding sequence ATGTCCTCCACGTCCGCACACGGCGAACGGCCGCGCATCTCGGCCTGCATTATCACGTTCAACGAAGCCGACCGCATCGGCGCCTGCCTGGACTCGCTGGCGTTCTGCGACGAATGCGTGGTGGTCGATTCAGGGTCTAGCGATGCGACCGCGCAGATCGCACAGGCACGTGGCGCGCGTGTCCTGCGGCGCGACTTCGATGGCTACCGCAGCCAGAAGGACTTCGCCGTGCAGCAGGCCACCTACGACTGGGTGCTGTGCCTGGACGCGGACGAACGCGTGGACACCCCCTTGCAGGCGGCGATCCTGGCGGCGCGCGAAGCCGGGTTCTCGGGCGCGGCGGGCTACCGCTTCAACCGGCTCTCGGACTACTTCGGCCGCTTCCTGCGCCATGGCAACGCGTATCCGGACCGCGTGCTGCGCCTGTTCGACCGCCGCCAGGGCGGCTGGCGGGGCAAGCGCGAGATCCACGAGGCCGCCAGCGTGGATGGGCCGGTGCGGCCCCTGGCCGGCGACCTGATCCATTACCCCTACCGCTCGCTCGCCCAGCAACTGATCAAGACCCAGCGCTATGCGCAGATGATGGCCGAGCACGAGTACGCGCGTGGCAAGCGGGCGTCCTGGGGCAAGCTGGTGGTGTCGCCGGCCTGGCGCTTCTGGCGTGGATACGTGTTCCGACTGGGATTCCTGGATGGCTGGCGCGGGCTGGTCTATGCCTACGTGCGCGCCAACTACGTGCGCCAGAAGGCGATCA